ATCCTATGGACAAACCTCAACCACTAACGGGCGAAGCCCTGCTGGCCAAGTTCCAAGAATTAGGTCACTTAAGTTACAAAGAAAAGGCCAGAGCCTGTGGCTATTACACGGTGACCAAAAAGGGCGTGGAACGGGTCAATATTCAAAAATTCCGCAACGCCTTGATCGAGGCTTACGGGATTGAACTCGACGGCAAGGGCCGCAAGCGCAAACGCTCACGGGGCGGGCGCGAAGCCAGTTACCGCGTGCGAGTGCAATCCAACGGCAATCTCTTGATCGGGGCCGCCTACACCAAACAAATGAATCTCAAACCGGGTGACGAATTTGAAATTGTGCTAGGCCGCAAGCAGATCCGTTTGAGCCAAGTGACGCCCTCCGAGCGGCGGTAATTCCCCTACAGTTGTTGATGGGTGTAGGGATGCTGGCGGATATTATCGCTATCGCGCACGGTGCGCCGGCTATTCAAAACCCGTTTGCGCTCTAAATTGAAATTCAGGTCGCTCCGTTCAGCGCCGAGCGGCAGATGCTGGGTTACTTGCGGACGATGGCGATAGGTACGCGCGGCGGCAATGGCCCGTTCCCAAAAGTCGGGGCAAAGTTGGGCGCTGGGGAACCGCTGGGTTGCAAGGGTTTCC
The nucleotide sequence above comes from Gloeomargarita sp. SKYB120. Encoded proteins:
- a CDS encoding AbrB family transcriptional regulator; protein product: MDKPQPLTGEALLAKFQELGHLSYKEKARACGYYTVTKKGVERVNIQKFRNALIEAYGIELDGKGRKRKRSRGGREASYRVRVQSNGNLLIGAAYTKQMNLKPGDEFEIVLGRKQIRLSQVTPSERR